One Phaseolus vulgaris cultivar G19833 chromosome 4, P. vulgaris v2.0, whole genome shotgun sequence DNA window includes the following coding sequences:
- the LOC137838544 gene encoding uncharacterized protein, producing the protein MEWFVSLPEGHITSFHQFSKLFTEQYIVNRAPSVVSYDLFDVRQYQGELLKDYLNRFGAQVVRLPSKDEDMLVHAFKKGVLPGPFSESLIRSHPSTFAEIRRRAVAHIVAETEVSEKRGSAAPLKPRGGQGKQ; encoded by the coding sequence atggaatggttcgtgagtctgccagagggtcatatcacgtccttccatcagttttcgaagctcttcactgagcagTATATCGTTAACAGAGCACCTTCAGTGGTGTcgtacgatctgttcgatgtaCGCCAGTATCAAGGTGAGttgctgaaagactacctcaaccgctttggagcacaagtggttagattgcccagcaaggacgaggatatgctggtgcatgcgtttaagaagggagtgctgcctggtcctttcagtgagtcgctcatcagaagccatcccagcaccttcgCGGAAATCCGGCgacgcgcggtggcgcacatagtggcagagacagaggtttctgagaaaagaggaagtgctgcaccgCTGAAGCCGCGTGGTGGACAGGGGAAACAATAG
- the LOC137838545 gene encoding uncharacterized protein translates to MTDRITRKYEDNTLQFSRAINNEDAVSMTQVMDMMRTQQENMAASRSEQERMHEALVASQARNEELNRINEELRKALQEREERAAGDKSAPPSPPRSFPMPFSPEIMDSVVPANTVAVKVSFTGVEDPEAHLTAFHTQMMLSGGSDAVYCKVLMSTLSGTALDWFVSIPTGHITTLQQFSKMFVEQYILNKEPPLVSYNLFDMRQYQGESLKDFLNRFRAQIVRLPGKDEEMFVHAYKKGVLPRPFSDSLIRSHPATFAEIRRRAVAHIAAESEVTEKRGNVAPAKPRAQARVQLQRVMEASAGKRDQRTRHPYDPKKNKSKGSGRPRETNRPPRYEFVMGLADLIAIPNIAARLKVPEKTTEKVLGPKPDAWCEFHKSFGHSINSCLALGYQLAELVKCGFLKDYLLEKQADQASGSQPAGSGGQQHEVPIHGEIHTIAGGFSGGGYTASQRKRGHIPKADGQGARTHARKECAGIRRRHGRDVPGERQARRRLRRVVHHDSQVQAKTES, encoded by the exons atgaccgaccggatcacgaGGAAGTATGAGGACAACACGCTCCAGTTCAGTCGCGCCATCAACAACGAAGATGCTGTGTCTATGACacaagtgatggacatgatgaggacgcaACAGGAGAACAtggctgcatcgcgttctgaacaggaaaggatgcacgaggcgctggtggcctcgcaagcaaggaacgaagagctcaacaggatcaacgaagagctgcgcaaagcccttcaggagcgggaggagcgtgcggcTGGGGACAaatctgcacccccatccccaccgcgcagctttcccatgccattttccccagagatcatggactcggtggtcccggCTAACACTGTGGCGGTGAAAGTgtctttcactggggtggaggaccctgaagcccatctcacggcttttcatactcagatgatgctctcagggggctcagacgcggtgtaCTGTAAGGTGTTGATGAGCACTTTGAGCGGAacagcgttggactggttcgtcagtatccccactggccacattaccacgctccaacagttttccaagatgtttgttgagcagtacatactGAACAAGGAGCCACCTTTGGTGTCTTACAACCTGTTTGATAtgaggcagtaccaaggggagtccctgAAGGATTTCTTGAACAGATTTAGAGCTCAGATAGTCCGCTTGCCGggaaaggacgaagagatgttcgtgCACGCCTACAAAAAGGGTGTGTTACCTAGGCCTTTTAGTGATTCGCTCATCAGaagccaccccgccacgtttgctgaaatccggcgacgtgctgtggctcacatcgccgccgagagcgaggtcaccgagaagaggggaaacgtggccccagctaaaccgcgcgcccaagcaagggtacagctgcagagggtaatggaggcgtCGGCGGGAAAAAGGGATCAAAGGACgcgccatccttacgaccctaagaaaaataagagcaagGGGTCAGGGCGGCCCAGGGAGACTAATCGCCCCCCAAGGTATGAGTTTGTAATGGGTTTGGCcgatttgatcgccatcccaaacattgctgccaggctcaaagtgcctgagaaaacgaCGGAGAAGGTTTTggggccaaagccagacgcatggtgcgagttccataagagttttggccactctatcaactcgtgtttagctctgggataccagctcgccgagctggtcaaatgtggtttcctgaaggattacttgctagagaagcaagcggacCAAGCGTCAGGATCTCAACCGGCAGGCAGCGGAGGgcagcagcacgaggtgcccattcacggtgagatccacaccatagctggcggaTTCTCCGGCGGGGGGTACACCGCGTCGCAACGTAAGAG gggccacataccaaaggctgatggacaaggtgctcgcacccatgctcggaaggaatgtgcaggcatacgtcgacgacatggtcgtgacgtccctggagaaagacaagcacgtcgTAGACTTAGAAGAGTTGTTCATCacgatagccaggtacaagctaaaactgaatcctga